From the Primulina tabacum isolate GXHZ01 chromosome 3, ASM2559414v2, whole genome shotgun sequence genome, one window contains:
- the LOC142540214 gene encoding PRA1 family protein A1-like — protein MDWGNVTTEDLIEALREVDWSSPPRPVSEFFARFTVPRSYAKWNSRLKCNLYYYRTNYFIMIVFILGLGFLRRPLAIVAALMTALSIAFLNDSFAGTFSEKVTRTARKFSPHLAAKMRPPLAPVIRGRPSAKRAIHVCGQPRWVFGLLSSAVGFILWFVSCGLLTLLWALAIGLLATLIHASFRTPNLKARLNTFREEFRSVWRNYSEL, from the exons ATGGATTGGGGAAACGTCACGACGGAGGATCTGATCGAGGCTCTGCGAGAAGTGGATTGGTCGTCGCCTCCGCGTCCTGTTTCAGAATTCTTTGCCCGATTCACTGTCCCGCGTTCTTATGCTAAATGGAACAGTCGTCTCAAATGCAATCTATATTA ctACCGGACCAATTAtttcataatgattgtcttcattctTG GGTTGGGATTTCTTCGGAGACCACTTGCTATTGTAGCTGCATTAATGACAGCACTGAGCATTGCGTTTCTGAATGATAG CTTTGCAGGTACTTTCAGTGAAAAGGTCACGAGAACTGCCAGGAAGTTTTCTCCACATTTAGCTGCCAAAATGAGACCTCCACTTGC GCCTGTAATTCGTGGGCGACCATCTGCAAAAAGAGCAATTCATGTATGTGGACAACCTCGTTGGGTATTTGGCTTGTTATCTTCTGCGG TTGGTTTCATCCTCTGGTTTGTTTCTTGTGGCCTTCTTACTCTCTTGTGGGCGCTCGCCATCGGACTTCTTG CCACCCTCATTCATGCAAGCTTTAGAACACCAAATCTCAAAGCTCGTCTGAACACATTCCGCGAGGAATTCCGTTCAGTTTGGCGCAACTATAGTGAGCTGTAG
- the LOC142538968 gene encoding CASP-like protein 5B2: MKDLFGSPGTVSGLLLRIGQCLFAAGSIGAMVSALGFSDFTAYCYLVASMGLQVLWSFGLACLDMYALRIKRDLHRPVLVSLFVVGDWVTATLSLAAACSSSGIAVLYAKDLKVCTGPTHLPCNRFELSIALAFITWFLVAVSSYVMFWISASV, translated from the exons ATGAAGGATTTGTTTGGAAGTCCAGGAACTGTGAGTGGCTTGCTGTTAAGAATTGGGCAGTGTTTATTTGCAGCTGGCTCCATTGGAGCTATGGTTTCAGCTCTTGGGTTTTCTGACTTCACAGCTTATTG CTACCTTGTTGCTTCGATGGGGCTTCAAGTTTTATGGAGCTTTGGACTTGCATGTCTTGATATGTATGCTTTGCGGATAAAAAGGGACCTCCACAGACCAGTTCTAGTGAGCCTGTTTGTTGTTGGTGATTGG GTAACAGCAACATTATCACTTGCTGCTGCGTGCTCATCATCAGGGATTGCAGTTTTATATGCAAAAGACTTGAAGGTTTGTACTGGTCCGACACATCTTCCATGTAACAGATTCGAGCTCTCTATAGCTCTAGCATTTATCACATGGTTCCTTGTTGCAGTGTCATCTTATGTAATGTTTTGGATATCAGCTTCAgtttaa